ACGCACAGAAGACAGAGGAGCTCTTTGGTCAGAAACCAAAAACGTTCAGAAACACCGAGATGGTTTATTCAGATGACATTGGCCAACTTGTCTTTGACCTGGGTTACCGGACTATGCTTACCGAAGGCGCCAAGCACGTGCTGGGCTGGAAAAGCCCCAATTTCCTTTACTGCAGCGCTGTCAACCCTAAGCTGAAATTGCTGATGCGCAATTTCCAATTATCGGATGATCTGTCCTTCCGTTTTTCTGAACAAATGTGGAGTGAATGGCCCCTGACGGCAGACAAATTCCTGGGTTGGATAAACAATATGAATCCCAATGAGGAAGTCGTCAACCTTTTCCTAAACTATGAAACATTTGGAGAGTATCAATGGGCGGAGACCGGCATATTTGAATTCCTGAAAGCCTTTACCAAGAAGGTTATTGAAGAAAATAAGCATACTTTTAAAACTCCGGCTGAAGTTTCTGAAAACCTTCAGCCAGTATCCGGGCTGCATGTACCTTATCCCATTTCTTGGGCCGATGAAGAGCGTGACCTGACGGCATGGCTTGGGAATGAGTTGCAACAAGAGGCTTTCAACAAGGTATACCAGGTGGAAGAAAAAATGAAGGCTTGCGATGATGCCAAACTTTTGCATGAGTGGGAACTTCTGCAAACCAGCGATCACTTTAATTTCATGTCAACCAAATGGTTCTCTGATGGAATGGTTTTCAGAAAGGTTAACCCTTATTCTTCACCCTACGATGCCTTCATTAATTATATGAACGTATTATCCGATTTTACCATCAGGGTAGAGAAGCAATGTGCAGGAAAAACCCCTGCAGAAATGAATGTTCAGAAACCAGAAAAAGTGAAAAAGCAGGCCGTATCAGCAAAAGCAGCGAAACCTCCAAAAATTGCTGCCACTAAACCTACCGAAGCAAAGGCCAGAAAAAAATAAGCTTTTAAAAACCCTTTTCACAAGAAGAAACCATAGCACGCTGGTTAATTATCTTAATTACAGTGTATTGCGTTTTAACAGCCTACATTATAGGCTACCGTGATTCCTTATTAAGGAATTTTTTGTAATTTCACGGGCCTTAAAAAGTAGATTATTCTTAGCAGAAAAATATTATGTCTGAAAAATTAAATAGACCCGATTATCTTTTTGAAGTCAGTTGGGAAGTATGCAATAAAATTGGTGGCATACATACTGTAATTAGCACAAAAGCCACTTCACTGGTAAATGAATTCCAGGATAAATATATTACCATTGGCCCGGATGTTTGGAAAGAAACCCATGGGAACCCTGAGTTTATTGAGGACAAATACCTCTATCGTGCATGGCGAAAGCAAGCCAACAAATCAGGTCTTCACTTCCGAATAGGGCGCTGGAATATTCCCAGCCAGCCCATTGCTGTCCTCGTCGATTTTACGCCCTTGTTTTCCGAAAAGGATAAGATCTTTTCGGACTTCTGGCTGAAATTTGGATTAAATTCTCTCAGTGGACAATGGGATTACACTGAGCCTGCCATGTTTGGTTATGCCGCAGGGCAAGTCATTGAAAGTTTTTATAACTTCCATTTATCGGAGTTTGACAAGATCATTGCCCATTTTCATGAATGGATGACTGGCTCGGGTGCCTTGTATTTGCGGGATCTCGTTCCCCAGGTAGGTACTTTGTTTACCACGCATGCAACAACCCTTGCCCGCTCGGTTGCCGGACACGGGATGCCCCTTTACAGCGAGCTGAAAAACATTAATCCCGAAAGCAAAGCCAACGAATTGGGAGTCAGTTCAAAGCATAGCATGGAGACCACGGTTGCAAAAAATTCCGATGGCTTCACCACCGTAAGTGAGATCACCGCCAATGAATGCGAGATTTTACTTGGGAAAGCGGTGGACCAGGTTACGCCAAATGGTTTTGACAACTCTTTCGTTCCCCACCCTGGTCTGTTTGCTGAAAAAAGAACAGAAGCCCGCAAGCGCCTCATAAAGGTTGCTAAAGGGATGTTAAACCAGGAAATTCCTGATAACGCCTTTTTGGTGGCTACCAGTGGCAGGTATGAATTCAAAAACAAGGGCATAGACCTTTTTATTGAAGCCCTGGGGAAAATCAACCAGGACAAGCGGCTTACCAACAATGTGGTGGCATTTATCCTGATCCCTGCCAACCAGACAGGCGCCCGTACTGAAATAATGGAACGCATCAACAAGCCCAACCTCGACCAGCCTGTATCCCATGATTATACCACGCACAAGATGGTGGATGATAGCCATGACCCGATCCTGCACCATCTCAAACAATTCAAGTTGCACAATGATCCTTCCGATAAGGTCAAGGTCATCTTTGTCCCTGCATACCTGACTGGTGACGATGGGATTATTAACCTGAATTACTATGATACTCTCATTGGGCTTGACCTGACAGCTTTCCCTTCCTACTATGAACCCTGGGGTTACACCCCACTTGAAAGCCTTGCCTTCAGGGTACCCTCTGTAACAACCTCCCTCGCAGGATTTGGGATTTGGGCCAAAGAAACTTTCCCTGATTTAGGCAAAGCACTGGCTGTCATCAAGCGAACCGATGATAATGCTGAAGAGGTGGTAAAAAACATGGCTGAGCATTTCCTGGCTTGTTTCACTGGAGAAAAATCCGGCGAACTGGCTGATGCCTCTGATGAGCTGAATGCACAAGCTCACCTCCATTTGCTTCAGGATCGCCATTTGGCTTCAAAGATTGCCTCTGAAGCCCTTTGGGGAAGCCTGAAAGAAAATTATTTTAAGGTTTTTGAACTGGTGCTGTCCAAGGTCTCCCAGCGGTACGAGCTTTTCAAAGGCAAGAAACAGCCCGTTGTCGTTGAAAAACCAGTGATCCCGGCGGCAAAGCCAAAATGGAAGAAACTGCTGGTTGAAGTGAAAGTACCAGAAGAATTGGCAGATCTGCAAAGGCTTGCCAAGAACCTATGGTGGACATGGAATTATGAGGCAGAGGAATTATTTTCTTCCATTAACCCTGATCTTTGGGAAAAGTGCCAGAAAAACCCGAATATGCTGCTCGATCAGCTTTCCATGGGAGACTACGACACCATGCTTGCCAACGAATCATTGATGAGCAAGTACCGAAAGGTCATTCAGGATCTCGACCAATACTTGAAAAAGGGTAAACAAAAGAGCACGCCTCCCATTGCTTATTTCAGTATGGAGTATGGATTGCATACTTCCGTAAAGATTTATTCGGGAGGATTGGGTGTCCTGGCAGGCGACTTTATGAAGCAGGCCAGCGATGACAATGTTAATATGGTTGGCATCGGGCTCCTTTACCGGTATGGATATTTCTCACAGAATCTGTCGCTTACTGGTGAACAATTGGCCAATTATCGCAGCCATAACTTTTCGCATATGTCGGCAGTGCCAGTGCGCAATGAAGCAGGCGAATGGATTAAGATCAGCATAGCTTTTCCGGGTCGTACCCTTCAGGCTAAGGTCTGGAAAATGGATGTGGGACGCATTCCCCTTTTCCTTTTGGATACAGATATCCCAGAGAACGGTTCGGCTGACCGTTTTATTACCCACCAACTCTATGGGGGCGACTGGGAAAACCGTTTTAAGCAGGAGTTTTTACTGGGAATTGGTGGCATAAGGCTTTTGGATGCCTTGGGTATAACCCCGGCTGTTTACCACCTGAATGAGGGACATGCTGCATTTGCTGGACTGGAAAGATTACGCAAACTCGTTCAGGATCAAAAGTTATCTTTCAATGAAGCCCTTGAGGTGGTGCGTTCAAGCAGCCTGTTTACCACGCACACCCCTGTCCCTGCTGGTCACGACCATTTCAGCGAAGACA
This DNA window, taken from Bacteroides sp., encodes the following:
- a CDS encoding glycoside hydrolase family 57 protein encodes the protein MKSICLFFEIHQPFRLRTYRFFDIGHKHDYFDDYANRFLMQQVAEKSYLPANELLLEMIRKHGKKFRVSFSISGTTLEQFEMYAPEVLKSFQALAKTGCVEFLAETYANSLASLKSPEEFSRQVIKHAQKTEELFGQKPKTFRNTEMVYSDDIGQLVFDLGYRTMLTEGAKHVLGWKSPNFLYCSAVNPKLKLLMRNFQLSDDLSFRFSEQMWSEWPLTADKFLGWINNMNPNEEVVNLFLNYETFGEYQWAETGIFEFLKAFTKKVIEENKHTFKTPAEVSENLQPVSGLHVPYPISWADEERDLTAWLGNELQQEAFNKVYQVEEKMKACDDAKLLHEWELLQTSDHFNFMSTKWFSDGMVFRKVNPYSSPYDAFINYMNVLSDFTIRVEKQCAGKTPAEMNVQKPEKVKKQAVSAKAAKPPKIAATKPTEAKARKK
- the glgP gene encoding alpha-glucan family phosphorylase, producing the protein MSEKLNRPDYLFEVSWEVCNKIGGIHTVISTKATSLVNEFQDKYITIGPDVWKETHGNPEFIEDKYLYRAWRKQANKSGLHFRIGRWNIPSQPIAVLVDFTPLFSEKDKIFSDFWLKFGLNSLSGQWDYTEPAMFGYAAGQVIESFYNFHLSEFDKIIAHFHEWMTGSGALYLRDLVPQVGTLFTTHATTLARSVAGHGMPLYSELKNINPESKANELGVSSKHSMETTVAKNSDGFTTVSEITANECEILLGKAVDQVTPNGFDNSFVPHPGLFAEKRTEARKRLIKVAKGMLNQEIPDNAFLVATSGRYEFKNKGIDLFIEALGKINQDKRLTNNVVAFILIPANQTGARTEIMERINKPNLDQPVSHDYTTHKMVDDSHDPILHHLKQFKLHNDPSDKVKVIFVPAYLTGDDGIINLNYYDTLIGLDLTAFPSYYEPWGYTPLESLAFRVPSVTTSLAGFGIWAKETFPDLGKALAVIKRTDDNAEEVVKNMAEHFLACFTGEKSGELADASDELNAQAHLHLLQDRHLASKIASEALWGSLKENYFKVFELVLSKVSQRYELFKGKKQPVVVEKPVIPAAKPKWKKLLVEVKVPEELADLQRLAKNLWWTWNYEAEELFSSINPDLWEKCQKNPNMLLDQLSMGDYDTMLANESLMSKYRKVIQDLDQYLKKGKQKSTPPIAYFSMEYGLHTSVKIYSGGLGVLAGDFMKQASDDNVNMVGIGLLYRYGYFSQNLSLTGEQLANYRSHNFSHMSAVPVRNEAGEWIKISIAFPGRTLQAKVWKMDVGRIPLFLLDTDIPENGSADRFITHQLYGGDWENRFKQEFLLGIGGIRLLDALGITPAVYHLNEGHAAFAGLERLRKLVQDQKLSFNEALEVVRSSSLFTTHTPVPAGHDHFSEDMLRTYMPHYADRLGINWETFMSLGKMRPSNADEPYSMSVLATKLSQEVNGVSRLHGKVSRDMFKDLYPGYYPDELHIGYVTNGVHYGSWTAKEWQQLYKETFGKEFQENISDPKIWEKIYDVPDERIWSLRNEQRKKLMEYIRERMLKNLSRRQETPRKIYQTLEGLDEKVLTIGFARRFATYKRAHLLFNDLERLSRIVNNPNMPVQFLYAGKAHPADKAGQDLIKHIVEISKRPEFKGKILFLEDYDMQLGAALTKGVDIWLNTPTRPLEASGTSGMKAVLNGVMNFSVLDGWWAEGYVAEAGWAVKEERTYDNQSFQDELDAETIYNTLENDIAPMFYKRDKKDIPVEWIRWIKNNIAHIAPHYTNKRMMNDYFDRFYNKLFEGSKTYHADNFAQSREKWRWKAQVMRSWDTIEVESIDMMNTSDNSMMLGDNFRAEIVLDVSELGHEDIGIEVVFIRQSLTDETDEVISVYELEKKGVDKNGILVTFQCEVPSKNAGIYDYAFRVFPKGKFLAHRQDLPLVRWI